In one window of Pseudodesulfovibrio sediminis DNA:
- a CDS encoding UDP-glucose dehydrogenase family protein, with translation MNICIVGTGYVGLVSAACFSEMGNTVFCVDANPTVVEALKNGKIHIFEPGLEGIVTRNARQGRLHFTTDLNEGLEHAEIVFIAVGTPCGTDGVCDLSHVEAVASQIGRHMTSHKIIVNKSTVPVGTADRVRSLISEALRKRGEDIPFDVVSNPEFLKEGDAINDFMKPDRVIVGTENENTALILRTLYAPFARSREKIIVMDTRSAEMTKYAANCMLATKISFINEIANICERVGADVSDVRMGIGSDSRIGYHFIYPGAGYGGSCFPKDVKALIGTAAENDYEAALIKSVDKVNNAQKHILSAKISDYYAPQGGVKDKTLALWGIAFKANTDDIREAPAIEIIKDLTEKGMNVRAFDPEANERACDLLAQVDRLTIVEDQESVLDGADALAVITDWNQFRNPDLDTIKAKLTAPVIFDGRNLYNPVEMGKAGFAYFSIGRRPINEDVR, from the coding sequence ATGAATATCTGCATTGTCGGCACTGGCTACGTTGGCCTTGTATCCGCCGCCTGTTTTTCCGAAATGGGCAACACTGTTTTTTGTGTAGATGCAAACCCGACTGTCGTGGAGGCCCTGAAAAATGGTAAAATCCACATCTTTGAGCCGGGCCTTGAAGGAATCGTCACAAGAAACGCTAGGCAGGGTCGCCTCCATTTCACCACGGATCTCAATGAAGGGCTGGAACACGCCGAAATCGTCTTCATCGCAGTCGGAACCCCCTGCGGAACCGATGGTGTCTGCGATCTTTCCCATGTTGAGGCCGTGGCCAGTCAGATTGGCCGGCACATGACCTCTCACAAAATAATTGTCAATAAATCCACTGTTCCCGTAGGCACGGCAGATCGCGTTCGTTCACTCATTTCAGAAGCATTGAGAAAACGCGGTGAAGACATTCCGTTCGATGTGGTTTCCAATCCCGAGTTTCTCAAGGAAGGAGACGCGATCAACGACTTCATGAAGCCCGACCGCGTCATCGTGGGGACCGAAAACGAGAACACGGCCTTGATTTTGCGAACGCTGTATGCACCTTTTGCACGCAGTCGTGAAAAAATCATCGTCATGGATACCCGATCCGCAGAAATGACCAAGTATGCCGCCAACTGCATGCTCGCGACCAAAATTTCATTCATCAACGAGATTGCAAATATCTGCGAACGTGTCGGTGCAGATGTGTCTGATGTCCGAATGGGCATAGGGTCGGACAGCCGTATCGGGTATCACTTCATCTACCCCGGTGCCGGATATGGTGGCTCATGCTTCCCCAAGGACGTCAAGGCGCTCATCGGCACTGCGGCAGAGAACGACTATGAGGCGGCCCTCATCAAATCCGTGGACAAGGTCAACAATGCACAAAAGCATATCCTGTCCGCTAAAATCAGCGATTATTATGCACCGCAGGGAGGCGTAAAAGACAAGACGCTTGCACTGTGGGGGATTGCCTTCAAAGCCAACACTGACGATATTCGTGAGGCTCCGGCCATAGAGATCATCAAAGATCTTACGGAGAAGGGCATGAACGTGCGCGCATTTGACCCGGAAGCCAACGAACGGGCATGTGATCTACTTGCCCAGGTAGACAGGCTGACTATTGTCGAGGATCAGGAGTCCGTGCTGGACGGCGCAGATGCATTGGCTGTCATCACTGACTGGAATCAATTTCGCAACCCGGATCTGGACACCATCAAAGCCAAGCTCACAGCGCCCGTCATTTTCGACGGCCGGAATCTATACAACCCCGTAGAGATGGGCAAAGCGGGATTCGCGTACTTCAGTATCGGCAGAAGGCCGATCAATGAAGACGTGCGGTAG
- a CDS encoding undecaprenyl-diphosphate phosphatase, which yields MTAWYIAVILGIVEGLTEFLPISSTGHLIITGHLLGYTGPKAETFEIVIQLGAILSVVVLYWNRFLGLLKPDTQKRFSGLYGIWLLVLTSLPASILGLLTHGLITQHLFTPSTVAFALIVGAIMILFVERNPKKEAITSLDELTPQLALGIGLFQCLALWPGFSRSAATIMGGMILGTKRTVAAEYSFIAAVPIMIAATGYDLIKSYQQFNQGDVVFLAIGFVVSFLTACLAIKGFILLLGKLTLKPFAYYRLALAPLVLLFL from the coding sequence ATGACAGCATGGTACATAGCCGTTATTCTTGGCATAGTAGAAGGCCTCACGGAGTTCCTCCCCATATCCAGTACGGGGCATTTGATCATTACCGGACACCTGTTGGGGTACACGGGACCCAAGGCTGAAACTTTTGAAATAGTGATCCAGTTGGGCGCCATTCTTTCGGTGGTCGTGCTCTATTGGAACCGCTTTCTCGGTCTGCTGAAGCCGGATACGCAAAAGCGGTTTTCCGGCCTATACGGAATATGGCTTCTTGTCCTGACTTCTCTGCCCGCCTCTATCCTCGGGCTCTTGACCCATGGTCTGATAACGCAACACCTTTTCACACCATCGACTGTCGCGTTCGCCCTTATTGTCGGCGCTATCATGATTCTTTTCGTAGAAAGAAATCCGAAAAAAGAAGCCATCACCTCTTTGGATGAACTCACACCCCAGCTTGCCTTGGGAATTGGCCTCTTCCAATGTCTCGCGCTCTGGCCAGGGTTCTCCCGGTCAGCCGCCACAATCATGGGAGGCATGATCCTGGGCACAAAGCGCACAGTCGCTGCCGAATATTCCTTCATAGCAGCGGTGCCGATCATGATCGCTGCGACCGGGTATGACCTGATCAAAAGCTACCAGCAATTCAACCAGGGAGATGTCGTCTTTCTCGCCATCGGCTTCGTGGTGTCTTTCCTCACTGCCTGCCTTGCCATCAAAGGATTTATCCTGCTTTTAGGCAAACTGACTCTCAAGCCATTTGCTTACTACCGGCTGGCCCTGGCCCCCCTGGTGCTGCTCTTTTTATAA
- a CDS encoding VanZ family protein produces MMLRLLKPIWFISLCLVVVLSVLPGSPIPHIGHLDKLHHFSAYAWLAFLQASCLKTTRSKILLAAFLLLLGGLLELVQAVVPNRDSSLGDLAANTAGVIIGTAIGTWGAFHFRDSKE; encoded by the coding sequence ATGATGCTTCGACTACTCAAACCAATATGGTTTATCTCACTTTGTCTGGTTGTCGTTTTATCGGTTCTTCCGGGATCCCCGATTCCACACATTGGGCACCTCGATAAACTGCACCATTTTTCCGCATACGCCTGGCTTGCCTTTCTGCAGGCGTCCTGCCTCAAAACCACTCGATCCAAGATCTTGCTGGCGGCCTTCCTGCTGCTGCTCGGCGGGCTGCTTGAACTGGTACAGGCCGTCGTCCCGAACAGGGACAGCTCGCTTGGAGATTTGGCGGCAAACACCGCCGGCGTAATCATCGGAACGGCCATTGGCACATGGGGTGCCTTTCATTTTCGCGATTCAAAGGAGTGA
- a CDS encoding UTP--glucose-1-phosphate uridylyltransferase, whose amino-acid sequence MASLSREENDLFHTCFKQFEQKMVDDSAPAIVINAFKKHLAQFIEGNQACLAEDDIAPVFSHELPSLHTMDRYKDDGIAALPNTAIIKLNGGLGTSMGLDGPKSFLPIKEGRTFLDLILSQVELMRTEFGAQLPLLFMNSYWTEEQTNERLKNVINGDPNIPLSFQQHRYPRIRVDNMSPLQMEGAPEYDWNPPGHGDIYTSLLTSGLMRRLLLLGYRYVFVSNSDNLGAIFNPALLGYMVRKKIPFLMEVCERTSQDRKGGHLVKRLDGTLGLREVSQCAPKDMDAFQDINKYSFFNTNSIWLDLKAVEEAFLKHREFSLQLIVNPKRAIPGDLTSPEIVQLETAMGSAISLFPGAGAVVVPRSRFSPVKTISDLMLTMSDCFHVTDQDSIVCKADWQRLPNIRLDPEVYTTIGDFFSRFPDGVPSLANCRELSILGDVCLHRDVELSGTVKIVNKSKQQVTIPPGRALSGELAL is encoded by the coding sequence ATGGCTTCCTTGAGCAGAGAAGAAAACGATTTGTTCCATACCTGTTTCAAGCAGTTTGAACAGAAAATGGTTGATGACAGTGCTCCAGCCATAGTCATCAACGCCTTCAAGAAGCACCTGGCGCAATTTATCGAAGGGAATCAGGCATGTCTGGCGGAAGACGATATTGCTCCGGTTTTTTCGCACGAACTTCCGTCGTTGCACACGATGGATAGATACAAGGATGACGGTATTGCCGCTCTGCCCAACACGGCCATCATCAAGCTGAATGGCGGTTTGGGAACAAGCATGGGGCTTGATGGACCGAAATCGTTCTTGCCCATCAAAGAGGGCCGGACATTTCTGGATTTGATCTTGAGTCAGGTGGAGTTGATGCGCACCGAGTTTGGTGCGCAGCTGCCGCTGCTTTTCATGAACAGTTATTGGACGGAAGAGCAGACGAACGAAAGACTGAAAAATGTGATCAACGGCGATCCCAATATCCCGCTGTCCTTTCAACAGCATCGCTACCCTCGTATACGTGTTGATAATATGTCGCCACTGCAAATGGAGGGAGCCCCTGAATATGACTGGAACCCTCCCGGGCATGGTGACATCTATACGTCCTTGTTGACCTCCGGCCTTATGCGCCGCCTGCTGCTGCTTGGGTATCGCTATGTGTTTGTCTCAAATTCAGACAACCTGGGCGCCATTTTTAATCCGGCCTTACTCGGGTATATGGTGCGCAAGAAGATTCCTTTCCTTATGGAGGTGTGCGAACGCACCAGCCAGGATCGAAAGGGTGGACATCTTGTAAAACGACTTGATGGAACCCTCGGTCTGCGTGAGGTTTCCCAATGCGCACCCAAGGATATGGACGCATTTCAGGATATCAATAAATATTCCTTCTTTAACACGAATTCCATTTGGCTGGATCTGAAGGCTGTGGAAGAGGCTTTCCTGAAACACAGGGAGTTTTCGCTTCAGCTCATAGTCAACCCGAAACGGGCGATTCCAGGTGATCTGACCTCTCCGGAGATCGTTCAGTTGGAGACGGCCATGGGGTCGGCCATTTCTCTCTTCCCCGGAGCAGGCGCTGTCGTCGTTCCAAGAAGTCGTTTTTCACCAGTAAAGACAATCAGCGACTTGATGCTGACAATGTCAGACTGCTTTCATGTCACGGATCAGGATTCCATTGTCTGCAAGGCTGATTGGCAACGGTTGCCCAATATCAGGCTGGACCCGGAGGTGTACACGACAATTGGTGACTTCTTTTCACGATTCCCTGATGGCGTGCCGTCGCTGGCGAATTGTCGAGAGCTGTCAATTCTGGGTGATGTGTGTCTCCACAGAGACGTGGAGCTTTCGGGCACAGTTAAAATTGTCAACAAGTCAAAGCAACAGGTCACAATACCTCCCGGACGGGCCCTGAGCGGAGAGCTCGCCCTATAA
- a CDS encoding sigma-54-dependent transcriptional regulator codes for MIKILLIDHSEDFCLLFKEIMQRLEMQCIYVETLEEGFTELQSDSYDVVLLDVHMEHNDDLSHIPKLLSSPNTPDVIVISENRDGDAAEQAIRLGAWDYLVKPFSQVDFEQCLTRCLQQRDAREKFSAETPFNRGSIIGDSPLLLKALRWVGIVARTKCNALILGETGTGKELFARAIHDNSDRKNESFTVVDCTNLPHTLAQSILFGHKKGTFTDAKENQEGLFKQADGGTIFLDEIADLDPTTQKSILRVLQERSFRPLSSKKEVKSDFRLVAATNKDLHAMVEEGTFRSDLYFRLKSCLITLPPLRERLEDLEPIASHCTKQICKEQGVPVKRLSEDYIENLKKYDWPGNVRELINTITYSVTNSYEGKILNPYSLPRELRMCIVKTTVENSDSSPAPKKVTVLPEMETKAESPPTLKEVRNVVVSQMEAEYLLNLMRKTDGDIKKACKAAGLSRARLYELLQKHDIDYRHITVEKTTLK; via the coding sequence ATGATAAAAATTCTACTTATAGACCACTCGGAAGACTTTTGTCTCCTTTTCAAGGAGATTATGCAGCGTCTTGAAATGCAATGCATTTATGTGGAAACTCTTGAAGAAGGTTTTACAGAACTACAGAGCGATTCATATGATGTCGTACTGTTGGATGTACACATGGAGCACAATGACGACCTGTCGCATATTCCCAAGCTCCTCTCTTCGCCCAACACCCCTGACGTCATCGTCATTTCGGAAAACAGGGATGGCGATGCCGCTGAACAGGCCATCCGTCTGGGGGCATGGGATTACCTTGTCAAACCCTTCAGCCAGGTGGATTTCGAACAATGCCTGACCCGCTGCCTTCAGCAGAGAGACGCCCGAGAGAAGTTTTCTGCTGAAACGCCATTCAACAGGGGATCAATCATTGGAGATAGTCCGCTGCTGCTCAAGGCCCTTCGATGGGTTGGAATCGTGGCCCGCACGAAATGCAATGCCCTGATCCTTGGAGAAACCGGGACAGGCAAAGAGCTCTTTGCCCGCGCCATTCACGACAATAGCGACCGCAAAAATGAAAGCTTTACTGTCGTCGATTGCACAAACCTCCCGCACACGCTCGCTCAAAGCATTTTGTTTGGTCATAAAAAGGGAACCTTTACCGATGCCAAAGAAAATCAGGAAGGGCTGTTTAAACAGGCTGATGGCGGCACGATCTTCCTTGACGAAATCGCGGATCTCGATCCGACCACACAAAAATCCATACTCAGGGTTTTACAGGAGCGCTCATTCAGACCGCTCAGTTCAAAGAAGGAAGTCAAAAGCGACTTCCGCCTTGTCGCCGCCACCAACAAAGATCTGCATGCAATGGTAGAGGAAGGAACATTCAGGTCGGATTTGTATTTCAGGCTGAAGTCCTGCCTCATCACCCTTCCACCACTCAGGGAAAGGCTTGAAGATTTGGAGCCCATAGCGTCTCACTGCACCAAACAAATTTGCAAAGAACAAGGGGTCCCAGTCAAACGACTGTCCGAAGATTACATAGAGAACCTCAAAAAATACGACTGGCCTGGTAATGTTCGTGAACTCATCAATACGATAACGTATTCGGTTACCAACTCGTATGAAGGTAAAATACTTAATCCATATTCACTCCCCCGCGAACTGCGCATGTGCATTGTCAAAACCACTGTTGAAAACAGTGATTCGTCTCCTGCTCCAAAAAAAGTTACTGTTCTGCCCGAAATGGAGACAAAGGCAGAAAGCCCCCCGACACTCAAAGAGGTGCGCAATGTAGTGGTATCGCAGATGGAGGCCGAGTACCTGTTGAATCTGATGCGAAAGACGGACGGCGATATCAAAAAAGCGTGTAAAGCCGCAGGGCTTTCTCGGGCACGACTCTACGAGTTGCTACAAAAACATGATATTGACTACCGGCATATCACAGTCGAGAAAACCACGCTGAAATAG
- a CDS encoding polysaccharide biosynthesis/export family protein, with the protein MNIKRALLTVGMIFVLCFSYVSMANAVSMDTFTLGAGDVLEISVWDDERLTRPTVVVRPDGKISFPLVGELQAAGKTVEELRKDFASRMEKYIPDASVTIMLQQLGSAQVYIVGKVNRPGVYLMSGRVTVLQALALAGGITPFAESDEILVVRVDNGKQTYLPFDYVKAVAGDGLDQNITLEPGDTLLIP; encoded by the coding sequence GTGAATATAAAGCGTGCCTTGCTGACTGTTGGGATGATTTTCGTTCTCTGTTTTTCATATGTGTCCATGGCAAACGCCGTCTCAATGGATACGTTTACTCTGGGGGCAGGCGATGTCCTTGAAATATCTGTCTGGGACGATGAGCGATTGACCCGGCCCACCGTTGTCGTGCGGCCTGATGGGAAGATCTCATTTCCGCTCGTTGGAGAACTGCAGGCTGCTGGAAAAACGGTAGAAGAGTTGCGCAAAGACTTTGCCAGCCGCATGGAAAAATACATACCGGATGCGTCGGTTACGATCATGCTGCAACAGCTTGGAAGCGCTCAGGTCTACATTGTTGGTAAAGTGAATCGTCCTGGAGTCTACCTTATGAGTGGGCGGGTAACCGTGCTGCAGGCGTTGGCCCTGGCTGGCGGAATAACTCCGTTTGCAGAGAGCGACGAAATTCTGGTGGTTCGCGTAGACAATGGGAAGCAAACATACCTTCCCTTTGATTATGTCAAAGCAGTTGCCGGTGATGGGTTGGACCAAAACATCACGCTTGAACCCGGTGACACCCTTTTGATCCCTTGA
- a CDS encoding porin family protein: MQISTLRLLSVFSALVFLFVTGASAFAGKGEITPSIMVQSAYDDNVQYKGKSDWEFRSTPAVKLEYGQENWTLSGGGSADFFKYAELTDSDRENYKLWLGGERYLTERFLLNFESSFSYDHTFVDEYTESGSVTEQALRRKYMVMPGAMWNATEKDQLSLGLPLSTIRYAGKDNPDSTTRGGVVGWTHALNNELVSLIWQGSYTNYHYSRLDGDTNEDVYMVMGGLSYKPSELIDLKGLVGLGYADSKVSFDTLPDMTNEETFFSFDLSGTYSRERWKFTLGADRKVSPSIYGESSLRTRGRVSGDYAFTERFSLYCETAYYETETNGLISSDRDRTYYVRPWLKYRLSEDMTIRLEYKFTNTKDLRTQKEQQQNRMALRFEYAFPTDF, from the coding sequence ATGCAGATATCAACTTTGCGTTTGCTTTCTGTTTTCAGCGCGTTGGTTTTTCTCTTTGTGACAGGTGCATCCGCATTTGCCGGGAAAGGAGAAATCACCCCCTCAATCATGGTGCAATCTGCATACGATGATAATGTTCAGTACAAAGGAAAATCGGACTGGGAGTTCAGGAGTACGCCGGCCGTTAAGCTTGAATACGGACAGGAAAACTGGACGTTGAGCGGAGGCGGCAGCGCGGACTTTTTCAAATATGCCGAACTCACGGATTCCGACCGGGAGAACTACAAATTATGGCTCGGTGGCGAACGTTATCTCACTGAGAGGTTCCTGCTGAACTTTGAGAGTTCTTTCAGCTATGACCACACGTTTGTCGATGAATATACTGAATCCGGCAGTGTGACGGAACAGGCCCTGCGACGCAAATACATGGTCATGCCGGGCGCGATGTGGAACGCCACGGAAAAAGATCAGCTCTCACTGGGGCTCCCTCTTTCCACCATTCGATACGCGGGCAAGGACAACCCTGACAGTACGACCAGAGGGGGTGTTGTTGGATGGACACACGCTTTGAACAACGAACTGGTGAGCCTCATTTGGCAGGGTTCCTATACGAATTATCACTATAGTCGTTTGGACGGGGATACAAACGAAGACGTGTATATGGTCATGGGCGGCTTAAGCTATAAACCTTCTGAACTTATCGATTTAAAAGGACTTGTTGGACTCGGATATGCTGATTCGAAGGTCTCCTTCGATACCCTTCCCGATATGACCAACGAGGAAACATTCTTCAGCTTTGATCTTTCCGGGACGTACTCCCGAGAGCGGTGGAAGTTTACGCTTGGTGCAGACCGGAAAGTCTCACCTTCAATCTATGGAGAGTCGTCTCTGCGGACTCGCGGGCGGGTTTCGGGTGACTATGCCTTTACAGAGCGATTCTCATTGTATTGCGAGACGGCATATTACGAAACCGAAACGAACGGCCTGATCTCCAGTGACAGGGACCGAACCTATTATGTCAGGCCGTGGCTCAAGTATCGCTTGTCAGAGGACATGACAATACGACTGGAATACAAGTTCACCAATACAAAAGATTTGAGAACGCAAAAAGAGCAACAACAGAATCGGATGGCACTACGTTTTGAGTACGCCTTCCCGACCGATTTTTAG